In a genomic window of Akkermansia massiliensis:
- the tcdA gene encoding tRNA cyclic N6-threonylcarbamoyladenosine(37) synthase TcdA — translation MNYEARFGGIGRLYGRSGLDILRNSRMAVVGIGGVGSWAAEALARSGVGAIILMDLDDLCITNTNRQIHALETTIGQSKTEAMAARLRQINPEAEIISINSFYTASNAEKLLETKPDVIIDAIDSLIPKAHLIASCYRSKQPLVTCGGAGGRVNPAKIEIGDLSRTKGDPLLSSLRYKLKKDYGLPLGEKARKLKIPCVFSQETPVYPTCDGETSCTRDPEFQGKMGCDSGFGSITHITGTFGFFAASAAIQTLLNKKKTPSQP, via the coding sequence ATGAACTATGAAGCCAGATTCGGCGGCATAGGCCGCCTGTATGGAAGGAGCGGGCTGGACATCCTCAGGAACTCCCGCATGGCCGTCGTCGGCATTGGCGGCGTGGGTTCCTGGGCGGCGGAAGCCCTGGCGCGGTCGGGCGTCGGCGCCATTATCCTGATGGACCTGGACGACCTCTGCATCACCAATACCAACCGGCAAATCCACGCTCTGGAAACCACGATCGGACAATCCAAGACGGAAGCCATGGCCGCCCGCCTCCGGCAAATCAACCCGGAGGCGGAAATCATCTCCATCAACAGTTTCTACACGGCCTCCAATGCGGAAAAACTGCTGGAGACGAAACCGGACGTTATCATTGACGCCATTGACTCCCTGATTCCCAAGGCCCATCTTATTGCCTCCTGCTACCGCAGCAAACAGCCGCTGGTCACCTGCGGCGGCGCGGGAGGACGCGTCAACCCCGCAAAAATAGAAATAGGCGACCTCTCCCGCACTAAGGGAGACCCCCTGCTCTCCAGCCTGCGCTACAAGCTCAAAAAAGACTACGGCCTACCGCTGGGGGAAAAAGCCCGGAAACTGAAAATCCCCTGCGTCTTCTCCCAGGAAACTCCCGTCTACCCCACCTGCGACGGAGAAACCTCCTGCACGCGCGACCCGGAATTCCAGGGGAAAATGGGCTGTGACTCCGGATTCGGCTCCATCACCCACATCACGGGCACCTTCGGCTTCTTCGCGGCTTCCGCCGCCATTCAAACGCTCTTAAACAAGAAAAAAACACCATCACAGCCATGA
- a CDS encoding type IV secretory system conjugative DNA transfer family protein, with protein sequence MANKNTDCYGSARWANAHDLAEEGLFTFPNFQHSPDCFINSRIRRDFVEREPANRCMVLGRLVNPEKLVSGIRQGYEASMGSLMSGLFSLISNGHENQLLGWSGDGHIITVAPTRSGKGVGLVVPNLLHYPGSVLVIDPKGENYAITADFRRKMFRQEIICLDPFHVMTEETDSINPLDSLVDYRKPTSTYLTQNPELGDIAANIADAIIVRDAGAKDPHWDDKARTLLRGLILAVICGKGPHRLRHLSEVRELLAQPFHVIGNFILDSMCQDTVAVGGLLSRAGNEILSTGNEELKSIISNALKHTEFLDSGLACKSLGDMNDGGIGTYDLADLKNIGGVSIYMIIPPQHLVRYSRLIRLWVTMAMSAMTRCSRKPVDGCSVLFMLDEMAQLGSLPMMKQAVSLLAGYGMSIWMVWQDLSQLKALYEHDWPTFLANAKIQQFFGINDHETAKYISEMLGAATITSKSVSHSQSGKFTEFVKNKSESESFSEITRNLLNPDEVRRLNREAVLTFVQGIPPILAERLTYYSDHMFSGKASSNPYFSNNFTRK encoded by the coding sequence ATGGCCAATAAAAATACAGACTGTTACGGGAGTGCCCGATGGGCGAATGCTCATGATTTGGCAGAGGAAGGCCTGTTTACTTTCCCCAATTTCCAACATTCGCCGGATTGTTTTATCAACAGCCGAATTCGACGGGACTTTGTGGAACGGGAACCGGCCAATCGTTGCATGGTGCTGGGACGTTTGGTCAATCCTGAAAAACTGGTATCCGGCATACGTCAGGGCTATGAGGCTTCCATGGGGTCACTGATGTCCGGTTTGTTCAGCCTGATCAGCAATGGACATGAAAATCAGCTTTTGGGTTGGTCAGGAGATGGTCATATCATTACAGTAGCCCCTACGCGTTCCGGCAAGGGCGTAGGTCTGGTAGTTCCGAATCTGTTGCACTATCCCGGCTCTGTACTGGTCATTGACCCGAAAGGGGAAAATTACGCCATTACGGCTGACTTCCGCCGCAAAATGTTCCGTCAGGAAATCATTTGTCTGGATCCTTTCCATGTGATGACGGAAGAAACGGACAGCATTAACCCGCTTGACAGCCTTGTCGACTATCGGAAACCAACGTCTACCTATCTCACCCAAAATCCGGAATTGGGCGATATCGCCGCCAATATTGCCGATGCTATCATTGTGCGAGATGCCGGCGCCAAGGATCCGCACTGGGATGACAAGGCCCGTACCCTGCTCAGAGGACTTATTCTTGCCGTTATCTGCGGGAAAGGTCCGCACCGCTTGCGTCATCTGTCCGAAGTGCGGGAGTTACTGGCTCAACCTTTCCACGTCATTGGGAATTTCATTCTGGATTCCATGTGCCAGGACACGGTTGCTGTAGGAGGGTTGCTGAGCCGTGCGGGCAATGAAATCCTCTCCACCGGCAATGAAGAATTAAAGAGCATCATATCCAATGCCCTCAAGCACACGGAATTCCTGGACTCGGGGCTGGCCTGCAAATCTCTGGGGGATATGAATGACGGTGGTATCGGTACGTATGACCTGGCCGATCTCAAAAACATAGGAGGGGTTTCCATTTATATGATTATTCCTCCGCAGCATCTGGTACGCTATTCGCGCCTTATTCGTCTGTGGGTCACGATGGCCATGTCCGCGATGACCAGGTGCAGCCGGAAACCGGTAGACGGATGTTCTGTTCTCTTCATGCTGGACGAAATGGCCCAGCTGGGTTCTTTGCCCATGATGAAACAAGCGGTGAGTCTGCTGGCCGGATACGGCATGAGCATCTGGATGGTATGGCAGGATCTTTCCCAGCTTAAAGCACTGTATGAACACGACTGGCCTACCTTTCTGGCAAATGCCAAGATTCAGCAGTTTTTCGGTATTAACGATCACGAAACGGCCAAGTATATCTCCGAGATGCTGGGGGCGGCCACCATAACCAGCAAATCCGTTTCTCACAGTCAAAGCGGCAAGTTTACGGAATTTGTCAAAAATAAGAGTGAAAGCGAATCATTTTCGGAAATTACACGAAACCTTCTCAATCCAGACGAAGTTCGTCGCCTGAATCGCGAAGCTGTGCTCACTTTCGTCCAGGGTATTCCTCCCATTCTGGCGGAACGCCTTACTTATTACAGCGATCACATGTTCTCTGGAAAAGCTTCCTCCAACCCCTATTTTAGCAACAATTTCACAAGAAAATAA
- a CDS encoding DUF2974 domain-containing protein produces the protein MGIFAVFARLIKFFGSTAFTILKLPYQIISKSFGPFVAFFLYIPMMLIVFGVFIKLFEQEVVDKSPWNSMTLFHTLPYEERQELIDMTEMASFVYLDANAWGNDLTRLQDKGYFLLEKPNLNDEGLTYALMAKANRSLNSPYPGNLEITNTVYILFRGSMTLADALDDGQMIFSDEQLEHMGRFIVALRVTRELLGKYPKHQFILVGHSLGGATVQYVLRHLRHISSSRLKGYTVNPIGLPGKIGIIHEERLVDIVHEADIAQTIMLDSRLVGSGILVRGHFTKQSDGTWTPDFSLLSAASQHSVNKTLKNMIAQHTGTYTPPSNNQITQPNPGGIKAPVKTNFREAFGDTL, from the coding sequence ATGGGTATTTTTGCCGTATTTGCCCGATTAATCAAATTTTTCGGGTCAACCGCATTTACGATCTTAAAGCTGCCTTACCAGATCATATCAAAGAGCTTCGGGCCGTTTGTCGCATTTTTCCTGTACATTCCTATGATGTTGATCGTCTTTGGAGTTTTTATCAAACTCTTTGAACAGGAAGTAGTAGACAAATCGCCCTGGAACTCCATGACCCTCTTTCATACTCTTCCTTACGAGGAGCGGCAGGAATTGATTGATATGACGGAAATGGCTTCCTTTGTCTATCTGGATGCGAACGCTTGGGGCAATGATTTAACTCGTCTGCAGGACAAGGGATATTTCCTTCTGGAAAAACCGAACCTGAACGATGAGGGATTGACCTATGCCTTGATGGCCAAGGCGAATCGTTCTCTGAATTCCCCCTATCCCGGCAACCTTGAAATAACGAATACTGTCTATATTCTTTTCAGGGGCAGCATGACTCTTGCCGATGCCCTGGACGATGGGCAAATGATTTTTTCTGATGAGCAGCTGGAACACATGGGGCGCTTTATAGTAGCCTTACGAGTTACTCGCGAACTTCTGGGAAAATATCCCAAACACCAGTTTATTCTTGTCGGGCATTCTCTGGGAGGAGCCACTGTTCAATATGTGCTTAGACACCTTAGACACATATCTTCCTCCAGACTCAAAGGCTATACAGTCAATCCCATTGGCCTTCCCGGTAAAATTGGAATTATTCATGAAGAACGCCTCGTAGATATCGTACATGAAGCTGATATCGCTCAAACCATTATGCTTGATTCTCGTCTTGTGGGGAGCGGCATCCTTGTTCGCGGCCATTTTACCAAACAATCTGACGGAACATGGACTCCGGATTTTTCATTGCTGAGTGCTGCTTCACAGCATTCTGTGAATAAGACATTGAAGAATATGATTGCCCAACATACAGGTACTTATACCCCACCATCCAACAACCAGATTACCCAACCAAACCCCGGAGGAATCAAGGCTCCTGTGAAAACAAATTTCAGAGAAGCGTTCGGCGATACTCTTTAA